A single Tenacibaculum sp. Bg11-29 DNA region contains:
- a CDS encoding GatB/YqeY domain-containing protein: protein MSLQKQVIDKMKEAMKSKDKVALTALRALKSAFMLANTETSSGDTSEADELKIVQKQVKQRKDSAVIFSEQGRDDLAAPELAEAAILEQFLPEALSNEEIEKVVKEVIAKVGASGMKDMGKVMGMVSKELAGQADGKTISNIVKQTLA, encoded by the coding sequence ATGAGTTTGCAAAAACAAGTAATTGATAAGATGAAAGAAGCTATGAAGTCGAAAGATAAAGTAGCTTTAACCGCTCTTAGAGCATTAAAGTCTGCTTTTATGTTGGCAAATACCGAAACAAGTTCTGGAGATACTTCTGAAGCAGATGAGTTAAAGATTGTTCAAAAGCAAGTAAAGCAACGAAAAGATAGTGCAGTTATTTTCTCTGAGCAAGGAAGAGACGATTTAGCTGCACCTGAATTAGCAGAAGCTGCTATTTTAGAACAGTTTTTACCAGAAGCTTTATCTAATGAAGAGATTGAGAAAGTAGTAAAAGAAGTTATTGCTAAAGTAGGTGCTTCGGGTATGAAAGATATGGGTAAAGTTATGGGTATGGTATCTAAAGAATTGGCAGGACAGGCTGATGGAAAAACCATTTCAAACATTGTTAAGCAAACTTTAGCTTAA
- a CDS encoding OmpP1/FadL family transporter, whose protein sequence is MKRILIFAIVIASTHTAFSQSLGYNDLGILFSKDDNYGTARFEAMSGAFGALGGDVSSLGINPAGASVAKKSVFSATLSNRNTEYSSMYYGNTTNIQDNYLDISQAGGILSFDTAYNSEWNRFALSFNYRVKKDFDGFYSAEGNSNNLFYNEHVADSKTVKTQFDGSIEQYNSSRTQGQTSVFNVGFSAVHQNKLFLGASVNFHDIEFYREAYFNEVNDDINGNILDVESYSETSIQGSGISLGLGFIYKLNQNFRVGLAYETPTWYQEVIEDYYDELIMNEVENLNIDSDIDNITPESYLYKFRSPSRITASGAYIFGKKGLISFDYTYKDYKNTKFNNGNFSQENANFTNNYRNTQSLNIGTEWRFDKMSIRGGYHYEKDPNLLLGSNTNKDNVKGYSAGLGYNFGNMKFDLAYSNYENKQYYTIYNTEDLNIKNNTSRISATVTFSL, encoded by the coding sequence ATGAAACGAATTTTAATTTTTGCGATAGTTATCGCTAGTACTCATACTGCCTTTTCTCAATCTTTAGGATATAATGATTTAGGTATTTTATTTTCTAAAGACGATAATTATGGAACTGCTCGCTTTGAAGCAATGAGTGGTGCCTTCGGTGCTCTAGGTGGAGATGTTTCTTCTTTAGGAATTAATCCAGCAGGAGCTTCAGTTGCCAAAAAAAGTGTATTTTCTGCTACACTAAGTAATCGTAATACAGAATATTCTTCTATGTATTACGGAAATACAACTAATATACAAGACAATTACCTAGACATTAGTCAGGCAGGTGGAATTTTATCTTTTGATACAGCATATAATTCTGAATGGAATCGATTTGCTTTAAGTTTTAACTATAGAGTTAAAAAAGATTTTGATGGTTTTTACTCTGCTGAAGGAAATAGTAATAACTTATTTTATAACGAGCATGTTGCTGATAGCAAAACTGTAAAAACACAGTTTGATGGTAGTATAGAACAATATAATTCAAGTAGAACCCAAGGACAAACAAGTGTTTTTAACGTTGGTTTTTCTGCAGTACATCAAAATAAATTATTTTTAGGTGCTTCTGTAAATTTTCATGATATAGAATTTTATAGAGAAGCTTATTTTAATGAAGTGAACGATGACATTAATGGAAATATTTTAGATGTTGAGAGCTATTCTGAAACATCTATACAAGGAAGCGGAATTTCTCTTGGCTTAGGTTTCATTTATAAACTAAACCAGAACTTTCGTGTTGGATTAGCATACGAAACCCCAACTTGGTACCAAGAAGTTATTGAAGATTATTATGATGAATTGATAATGAATGAAGTAGAAAACTTAAATATTGATTCAGATATTGATAATATAACTCCAGAATCATATTTATACAAATTTAGATCTCCTAGTAGAATTACTGCTAGTGGTGCTTATATATTTGGTAAAAAAGGACTAATTAGCTTTGATTACACATATAAAGACTACAAAAACACAAAATTTAATAATGGTAATTTTTCTCAAGAAAATGCAAATTTCACAAACAACTACCGTAATACCCAATCGTTAAATATTGGTACAGAATGGCGTTTTGATAAAATGAGTATTCGAGGTGGATATCATTATGAAAAAGATCCAAACCTTCTTTTAGGAAGCAATACAAATAAAGATAATGTTAAAGGATATTCTGCTGGCTTAGGTTATAACTTTGGAAACATGAAGTTTGATTTAGCGTATAGCAATTATGAAAACAAACAATATTACACTATTTATAATACTGAAGATTTAAATATAAAAAACAACACCTCAAGAATTTCAGCTACTGTTACTTTTAGCTTATAA
- the rpe gene encoding ribulose-phosphate 3-epimerase, which yields MSNLIAPSVLAADFANLQRDIEMVNNSDADWFHIDIMDGVFVPNISFGMPVLKAITKHAKKTIDVHLMIVNPDQYIETFADLGADILTVHYEACTHVHRTIQAIKAAGMKAGIALNPHTPISVLEDIIQDLDLVCIMSVNPGFGGQSFIENTYKKTSQLKHLIEFSNSECQIEIDGGVTDKNANKLIEAGANVLVAGSYVFKSDNPTETIKSLKELVN from the coding sequence ATGAGTAATTTAATTGCACCTTCAGTGTTAGCAGCAGATTTTGCTAACCTACAAAGAGACATCGAAATGGTAAACAATAGTGATGCCGATTGGTTTCATATTGATATTATGGATGGTGTATTTGTACCAAATATATCTTTCGGAATGCCAGTTTTAAAAGCAATTACAAAACATGCTAAAAAAACAATCGATGTGCATTTAATGATTGTAAACCCAGATCAATACATTGAAACCTTTGCTGATTTAGGTGCAGATATTTTAACCGTACATTACGAAGCTTGTACTCACGTACATAGAACAATTCAAGCTATAAAAGCAGCAGGAATGAAAGCAGGAATCGCTTTAAACCCTCATACACCAATATCTGTTTTAGAAGATATTATTCAAGATTTAGATTTAGTTTGTATTATGAGTGTAAATCCTGGTTTTGGAGGGCAATCATTCATCGAAAACACTTACAAAAAAACAAGTCAACTAAAACATCTTATTGAATTTTCAAACTCTGAATGTCAAATAGAAATAGATGGTGGTGTAACCGATAAAAACGCTAATAAACTTATTGAAGCTGGCGCTAATGTACTTGTTGCTGGTAGTTATGTTTTTAAAAGCGATAACCCTACCGAAACTATTAAAAGCTTAAAAGAATTGGTAAATTAA
- a CDS encoding transposase — MYRNDKVIRRYSEPFKLKILAELTISKHTESELCKLYSIAATTVNMWIKKHNRKDLMNTRVKQETKDEISRNKHFKKRWSNLKNYY, encoded by the coding sequence ATGTACAGAAATGACAAAGTAATTAGACGCTACAGTGAACCTTTTAAATTAAAAATTTTAGCTGAACTTACTATCAGTAAACACACAGAAAGTGAACTTTGCAAACTCTACTCTATTGCAGCTACAACAGTAAACATGTGGATTAAAAAACACAATCGTAAAGACTTAATGAACACCAGAGTGAAACAGGAAACTAAAGACGAAATATCTAGAAATAAACACTTCAAAAAGAGGTGGAGCAACTTAAAAAACTACTACTAA
- a CDS encoding IS110 family transposase produces the protein MDVSKLNLSLSLGFLTDKLSKEFRVHSDVSNDESGHKELLRWLKASIDFNVELLVVMEATGVYHQGIAHYLHKKGYAVSVMQSGRVKRYAQSLDQRSKTDALDSRMLSMLGLERSIRLWHPPSEDLQELKALSRERSSLLKDRTMGNNRQGAIASSIYSNTKALKRHVARLKLLNYQIEVIEKEMRLLISKNEVLKRKLVFLESIPGISFISAATIVGETLGFESMVNAKQLSSYAGYDIVLRESGNFKGKTRISKRGNSHIRAALHMPSMTCVRCNPTLK, from the coding sequence ATTGATGTTTCTAAATTAAATTTATCATTGTCTCTAGGTTTTTTAACAGATAAATTATCTAAGGAATTTAGGGTTCATTCTGATGTTTCCAATGATGAATCAGGTCACAAAGAGCTTTTAAGGTGGTTGAAAGCCTCCATTGATTTTAATGTAGAGTTGTTGGTTGTAATGGAAGCTACAGGAGTTTATCATCAAGGCATTGCACACTATCTACATAAGAAAGGTTATGCCGTTAGCGTAATGCAATCAGGTCGTGTGAAACGTTATGCTCAGAGTTTGGATCAACGTTCAAAGACAGATGCTCTTGATAGCAGAATGCTCAGCATGCTAGGTCTTGAAAGATCTATCCGTCTCTGGCATCCACCAAGTGAAGACTTACAGGAATTAAAAGCACTTAGTAGAGAGCGAAGTTCATTATTAAAAGACAGAACGATGGGAAATAATCGTCAAGGAGCTATTGCATCTAGTATTTACAGTAATACTAAAGCGTTAAAAAGACACGTGGCGAGATTGAAACTTCTCAATTATCAGATAGAAGTCATAGAAAAAGAGATGCGATTACTCATTTCAAAAAATGAAGTATTGAAAAGAAAATTAGTTTTTTTGGAGAGTATTCCTGGCATCTCTTTCATCTCAGCAGCAACGATTGTTGGCGAGACTTTGGGTTTTGAATCAATGGTTAATGCAAAACAGTTGTCGAGTTATGCAGGTTATGATATTGTATTAAGAGAGTCTGGTAATTTTAAAGGAAAAACAAGAATCAGTAAAAGAGGAAATAGTCATATCAGAGCAGCTTTACATATGCCTTCAATGACCTGTGTTCGCTGTAATCCTACTTTAAAATAA
- a CDS encoding porin family protein: MLKKLFLLGFFGFISYSSQAQREKILNLPSFDKDLFHYGFYLGTNNNSYKVSYKPSSFNNAEIEVTSSIGFNVGLIADLRLHNNINLRFEPGLMSNTKTLTFKHISGADNVKIREVGATYLHLPLVLKLSTNRLNNVRPYVLGGISYDYNFSSNENNNNDNFTGEFRTTTSNIMYEIGVGVDFYFSYFKFSPSIRGVFAINNEIVHDNKALSQWTDPIDYLGTRGVFLHLSFE, from the coding sequence ATGCTAAAAAAACTCTTTCTTCTCGGATTCTTCGGATTTATTTCATACAGCTCTCAAGCACAACGTGAAAAAATACTAAACCTCCCTAGTTTTGATAAGGACCTTTTTCATTATGGTTTTTATTTAGGGACTAATAACAATAGTTATAAAGTATCTTATAAGCCGAGTTCTTTTAATAATGCGGAAATAGAAGTTACATCTTCTATTGGTTTTAATGTTGGTTTAATTGCCGATTTGCGATTACACAACAACATAAACTTAAGGTTTGAACCTGGATTAATGTCTAACACCAAAACATTAACATTTAAGCATATTTCTGGAGCAGATAATGTAAAAATTAGAGAAGTTGGAGCTACTTATTTACATTTACCTCTAGTCTTAAAACTAAGTACTAATAGACTTAATAATGTAAGGCCATATGTGCTAGGAGGTATATCATATGATTATAATTTTTCGAGTAATGAAAATAATAATAACGATAATTTTACTGGAGAGTTTAGAACAACAACAAGCAATATAATGTATGAGATAGGAGTTGGTGTAGATTTTTATTTCAGTTACTTTAAGTTCTCTCCTTCTATAAGAGGTGTTTTTGCGATTAACAATGAAATTGTACATGACAATAAAGCCTTAAGTCAATGGACAGATCCTATTGACTATCTAGGCACAAGAGGAGTGTTTCTACATTTATCTTTTGAATAA
- a CDS encoding RNA polymerase sigma factor RpoD/SigA, with protein MRQLKITKQVTNRETASLDKYLQEIGKVDLITADEEVELAQRIKAGDQRALEKLTKANLRFVVSVAKQYQNQGLTLPDLINEGNLGLIKAAKRFDETRGFKFISYAVWWIRQSILQALAEQSRIVRLPLNKIGSINKINKMYAFLEQENERPPSPEEIAKKLDMTVNDVKESMKNSGRHVSMDAPLIEGEDSNLYDVLNSGESPNPDKTLLHESLRIEINRALETLTPREADVVKLYFGLGEHQPMTLEEIGETFDLTRERVRQIKEKAIRRLKHTSRSKILMTYLG; from the coding sequence ATGAGACAACTTAAAATTACCAAGCAGGTTACTAATAGAGAAACCGCTTCTTTAGACAAATATTTACAAGAAATAGGAAAGGTAGATTTAATTACTGCTGATGAAGAAGTTGAATTAGCACAAAGAATTAAAGCTGGTGACCAAAGAGCCTTAGAAAAATTAACTAAAGCTAATTTACGTTTCGTTGTTTCGGTAGCTAAGCAATATCAAAACCAAGGATTAACATTACCTGATTTAATTAACGAAGGTAATTTAGGTTTAATTAAAGCGGCAAAACGTTTTGATGAAACTCGTGGATTTAAATTTATCTCATATGCTGTATGGTGGATTCGTCAATCTATATTACAAGCATTAGCAGAACAATCTCGTATTGTACGTTTACCGTTAAACAAGATTGGATCTATTAACAAGATTAATAAAATGTATGCTTTCTTAGAGCAAGAAAATGAAAGACCTCCAAGTCCTGAAGAAATTGCTAAGAAATTAGACATGACAGTAAACGACGTAAAAGAATCAATGAAAAATTCTGGTCGTCACGTATCTATGGATGCTCCATTAATTGAAGGTGAAGATTCTAACTTATATGATGTATTAAATTCAGGAGAATCACCAAACCCGGATAAAACATTATTACACGAATCTTTACGTATTGAAATTAATCGTGCCTTAGAAACATTAACACCACGTGAAGCTGATGTTGTTAAACTTTACTTCGGTTTAGGTGAACACCAACCAATGACTTTAGAAGAAATTGGAGAAACTTTCGATTTAACTCGTGAACGTGTACGTCAAATTAAAGAAAAAGCAATCCGCAGATTAAAACATACATCTCGTAGTAAAATATTAATGACTTACTTAGGCTAG
- a CDS encoding NifU family protein yields MSSIKINTQETNNETILKFVSNTILINGGSYEFNNIDEAKDSHLAQQLFYLPFVKKILITANFIAIQRYDIVQWDDVEEEVREQIENYLQEGNTLVKEETKKKDAVEVYAEVTPNPAVMKFGSNKALTQTDVEFKNIEEASKSSPLAQELFGFPFVKEIFISENYVSITKYDMIEWNEVHQEIRTFIRSYIQDGKTIIQELPKQQTKQNVEIPKEDLTDTEAKIVDILDEYIKPAVASDGGNIAFQSYDKETKRVSVILQGACSGCPSSTVTLKNGIETMLKDMLPNLINEVVAING; encoded by the coding sequence ATGAGCTCAATTAAAATAAACACACAGGAAACTAATAACGAAACCATTCTTAAATTTGTGAGTAATACAATTTTAATAAACGGTGGTAGTTATGAATTCAACAATATAGATGAAGCTAAAGATTCACATTTAGCACAACAACTTTTTTATCTTCCATTTGTAAAGAAAATATTAATTACAGCAAACTTTATTGCCATTCAACGTTATGACATCGTTCAGTGGGATGATGTTGAAGAAGAGGTTCGTGAACAGATTGAAAACTATTTACAAGAAGGAAATACACTTGTAAAAGAAGAAACAAAGAAAAAAGACGCCGTTGAAGTATATGCCGAGGTTACACCAAACCCAGCTGTAATGAAATTCGGTTCTAACAAAGCGCTTACCCAGACAGATGTTGAATTTAAAAACATTGAAGAAGCGAGTAAATCTTCACCGTTAGCACAAGAACTATTCGGATTTCCGTTTGTAAAAGAAATTTTTATTTCTGAAAATTATGTGTCGATTACAAAATACGACATGATAGAATGGAATGAAGTACATCAAGAAATTCGTACTTTCATAAGAAGCTATATTCAAGATGGAAAAACAATTATACAAGAGCTTCCGAAACAACAAACCAAGCAAAATGTTGAAATACCTAAAGAAGATTTAACTGATACTGAAGCTAAAATTGTTGATATTTTAGACGAATACATTAAGCCAGCTGTTGCTTCAGATGGTGGTAATATTGCATTTCAATCATACGATAAAGAAACCAAAAGAGTTAGTGTAATTTTGCAAGGAGCTTGTAGCGGATGTCCTTCATCAACCGTAACTTTAAAAAATGGTATTGAAACAATGCTTAAAGATATGCTCCCAAACCTAATTAACGAAGTAGTTGCAATTAACGGATAA
- a CDS encoding Crp/Fnr family transcriptional regulator has translation MIEKLEQHYGYLFEDDLIKEIAEVAIYKEFKANSTIIDIDSYLVSIPLIISGAIKVLREDKDGDDLVLYYIEKGDTCAMTLSCCMGATKSKIKAIAETDVTVLMIPKGKMSEWLSKYKSWQEYILQSYHSRLNEFIEAVDSIAFLNMNERLHKYLKDKAMVIGDDTLNVTHLQIANDLHTSRVVISRLLKALEKQSKIELHRNQIKILEL, from the coding sequence TTGATAGAAAAACTAGAACAGCATTACGGTTATTTATTTGAAGACGATTTAATTAAAGAAATAGCTGAGGTTGCTATTTATAAGGAATTTAAAGCCAATTCAACTATTATTGATATTGATAGTTATCTAGTTTCTATTCCCTTAATAATTAGTGGTGCAATTAAGGTTTTAAGAGAAGATAAAGATGGTGATGATCTTGTTTTATATTATATAGAAAAAGGTGACACTTGTGCCATGACACTTTCTTGCTGTATGGGTGCAACCAAGAGTAAAATTAAAGCAATTGCCGAAACGGATGTTACAGTATTAATGATTCCTAAAGGTAAAATGTCTGAATGGTTAAGTAAATACAAAAGCTGGCAAGAATATATTTTACAAAGTTATCATTCTCGACTTAATGAATTTATTGAAGCTGTAGACTCTATTGCTTTTTTAAATATGAATGAACGCCTACATAAGTATCTAAAAGATAAAGCAATGGTTATTGGTGATGATACTTTAAATGTTACTCACCTACAAATAGCAAACGACCTACATACTTCTAGAGTTGTTATTTCTAGATTATTAAAAGCCTTAGAAAAACAATCTAAAATTGAACTACATCGTAACCAAATAAAAATACTAGAACTTTAA
- the ubiE gene encoding bifunctional demethylmenaquinone methyltransferase/2-methoxy-6-polyprenyl-1,4-benzoquinol methylase UbiE: protein MSKTIKPYKDSELGKKEQVAKMFDNISEDYDGLNRIISLGIDVSWRKKVVKLIGENNPQQILDIATGTGDLALMMAKLNPKKIIGLDISSGMLEVGKQKIAKANLSDKIEMIVGDSENIPFDNNTFDAITVSFGVRNFENLDKGLTEIYRVLKPGGKFVVLETSNPTKFPFKQGYKFYTNFILPVIGKIFSKDKVAYSYLSESANSFPFGEAFNNILQKNGFNSANNLPVTFGVASIYTALK from the coding sequence ATGTCAAAAACAATCAAACCATACAAAGATTCTGAATTAGGGAAAAAAGAGCAGGTCGCTAAAATGTTTGACAATATTTCTGAAGATTACGATGGCTTAAATCGCATTATTTCTTTAGGAATTGATGTTAGTTGGAGAAAAAAGGTAGTAAAATTAATTGGAGAAAATAACCCTCAACAAATTTTAGATATTGCTACAGGAACTGGTGACCTAGCTTTAATGATGGCAAAACTGAATCCTAAAAAAATTATTGGTTTAGATATCTCTTCTGGAATGTTAGAAGTTGGAAAGCAAAAAATAGCAAAAGCTAACTTATCAGATAAAATTGAAATGATTGTTGGCGATAGTGAAAATATCCCTTTTGATAACAATACTTTTGATGCTATTACTGTTTCTTTTGGAGTCCGAAATTTTGAAAATCTTGACAAAGGTTTAACTGAAATATACCGCGTTTTAAAACCTGGAGGTAAATTTGTAGTGCTAGAAACCTCTAACCCTACCAAGTTTCCTTTTAAACAAGGCTATAAATTTTACACTAATTTTATCTTACCTGTTATTGGTAAAATATTTTCAAAAGACAAAGTAGCATACTCATATTTATCTGAAAGTGCTAATTCTTTTCCTTTTGGAGAAGCCTTTAACAATATTTTACAAAAAAACGGGTTTAATAGTGCTAACAATTTACCTGTAACTTTTGGTGTTGCATCAATTTATACCGCTTTAAAATAA
- a CDS encoding Arm DNA-binding domain-containing protein, with translation MTLIEVENAPGNYPVKSTGKFSVKKDYNCIDGTCAFYIQIFHNGKRKRIPLGINVKLSSFDEKRN, from the coding sequence ATTACATTAATTGAGGTAGAGAACGCCCCAGGTAACTACCCAGTTAAAAGTACTGGGAAGTTTAGTGTTAAGAAAGACTACAACTGTATTGATGGAACTTGTGCTTTTTATATACAAATATTTCATAATGGTAAAAGAAAAAGAATACCGTTAGGTATTAATGTTAAGCTGTCTAGTTTTGATGAAAAAAGGAATTAA
- a CDS encoding RNA polymerase sigma factor, which produces MKSLDITKLSDEELVSKIVEKNDTHLFAVLYDRYAGVVYNKCYGFSKNKEEAQDLTHDVFILLFGKLRTFKGKSKFSTWLYSFTYNFCVNYVQRNKEKRKEKVTVVTDQIKENSNEDEIDDATLFELKSDKLAKALEIIAASEKMILLMKYQDDMSIKDISITLDLGESAVKMRLKRAKGKVIKAYNEL; this is translated from the coding sequence TTGAAAAGTCTTGATATAACAAAACTAAGCGATGAAGAGCTGGTTAGTAAAATTGTAGAAAAAAATGATACTCATTTGTTCGCAGTTTTATATGACCGTTATGCTGGTGTGGTATATAATAAATGTTATGGTTTTTCTAAAAATAAAGAAGAGGCACAAGATTTAACGCACGATGTATTTATTCTTTTATTTGGTAAATTAAGAACTTTTAAAGGTAAATCGAAATTTTCTACATGGCTGTATTCTTTTACCTATAATTTCTGTGTAAATTACGTGCAAAGAAATAAAGAGAAAAGAAAAGAAAAAGTAACAGTAGTTACAGATCAAATTAAAGAGAATAGTAACGAAGATGAAATTGACGATGCTACATTATTTGAATTAAAATCAGATAAATTAGCAAAGGCTCTAGAAATAATTGCTGCTTCCGAAAAAATGATTTTATTAATGAAATATCAAGATGATATGAGTATTAAAGATATTTCAATAACATTAGATCTGGGAGAGAGTGCTGTAAAAATGCGTTTGAAAAGAGCGAAAGGAAAAGTTATAAAAGCCTATAACGAATTGTAA
- a CDS encoding small-conductance mechanosensitive channel: MYGLQINFFKPFKDTFESIIDKLPTVAGFIGFVVASWLLIKVFLYIIKKALSKTKIDEWSKKLSKTEIFGNSTINIVLTNVILAVLKWFLIFVLVMVGAEMFGLKVVSEGIKSFFAYLPRLLTAIAIFVVGAYLGTVVKKAVQTMFKSFEISGGNLVGNIAFYLIVVFLSITALDQAGVDTSIIKSNLTLLIGSVLLAFTLAFGLGAKDIVAKLLYGYYSRKNIGIGEKVIIGDVEGVITAIDNICLTVTTANEKVVFPIKDVVDSKIIVKK, translated from the coding sequence ATGTACGGATTACAAATTAATTTTTTTAAGCCCTTTAAAGATACTTTTGAAAGTATAATAGACAAGTTACCTACAGTAGCTGGGTTTATAGGTTTTGTTGTAGCTTCATGGTTATTGATAAAAGTTTTTTTATATATTATTAAAAAAGCGCTATCAAAAACAAAAATAGATGAATGGTCAAAAAAATTAAGTAAAACAGAAATATTTGGAAATTCAACTATAAATATTGTATTAACTAATGTAATATTAGCAGTATTGAAGTGGTTTTTGATTTTTGTGTTAGTTATGGTAGGCGCTGAAATGTTTGGTTTAAAAGTCGTATCAGAAGGAATAAAAAGCTTTTTTGCTTATCTACCAAGATTATTAACAGCTATTGCAATATTTGTTGTTGGAGCTTATTTAGGTACAGTAGTAAAGAAGGCTGTTCAAACAATGTTTAAATCGTTTGAAATTTCAGGTGGTAATTTAGTAGGGAATATTGCTTTTTATTTAATAGTAGTGTTTTTGTCAATAACAGCATTAGATCAAGCAGGGGTAGATACATCTATTATAAAGAGTAACTTAACTCTTTTAATAGGTTCAGTTCTTTTGGCATTTACTTTGGCATTTGGTCTTGGAGCTAAAGATATTGTAGCAAAATTACTTTATGGTTATTACTCTAGAAAAAACATAGGAATAGGTGAAAAGGTAATTATAGGTGATGTTGAGGGAGTTATAACAGCAATAGATAATATATGCTTAACGGTTACAACTGCTAATGAGAAAGTAGTCTTTCCGATCAAGGACGTTGTAGATAGTAAAATAATTGTTAAAAAATAA
- a CDS encoding RNA polymerase sigma factor, with translation MNSIAIKITDEDLVFEIIRTNDRELFALLYERFYRLVYNKCYGFSKNKHEAEDLMHDVFIRLFFKLKTFKGSSKFSVWLYSFTYNFCVNYVNRNSYKKKQKITVITDRIKDNNDEVNDITFFELKSEKLKKALAIIPVSEKNILLMKYQKDMSINDISEILALGHSAVKMRIKRAKQKVIKVYSKL, from the coding sequence ATGAATAGTATAGCAATAAAAATAACTGACGAAGATTTAGTTTTTGAAATAATTAGAACAAATGATAGAGAATTATTCGCACTATTATATGAGCGTTTTTATAGGCTTGTATACAATAAGTGTTATGGCTTCTCCAAAAATAAACATGAGGCAGAAGATTTAATGCATGATGTATTTATAAGATTGTTTTTTAAGTTAAAAACTTTTAAAGGGTCTTCTAAATTCTCTGTATGGTTATATTCTTTTACTTATAATTTTTGTGTAAACTATGTAAACCGTAATAGTTACAAGAAAAAACAAAAAATTACTGTAATAACAGATCGTATTAAAGATAATAATGATGAAGTTAATGATATAACTTTTTTTGAGTTAAAATCTGAAAAACTTAAAAAAGCATTAGCAATTATACCTGTTTCAGAAAAGAATATTCTTTTAATGAAATATCAAAAAGATATGAGTATTAATGACATATCTGAAATATTAGCTTTAGGACATAGTGCTGTGAAAATGCGAATAAAAAGAGCAAAACAAAAAGTTATAAAAGTTTACAGTAAATTATGA
- a CDS encoding CBS domain-containing protein, whose protein sequence is MKKRTPVSAIMSENVITLSSTDDLLLAEKLFKKEKIRHIPVVSGTEIKGMLSYTDLLRISFADAADEDEKDVDTVVYNMFTIDQVMAKTLVTVNSSSTIKEVSEILSKKEFHALPVVDNNELVGIVTTTDLINYLLEQF, encoded by the coding sequence ATGAAAAAAAGAACACCAGTATCAGCTATTATGAGTGAAAACGTAATTACATTAAGTAGTACTGATGATTTATTACTTGCTGAAAAGTTATTTAAGAAAGAAAAAATAAGACATATTCCTGTTGTAAGCGGTACTGAAATAAAAGGGATGCTAAGTTATACTGATTTATTAAGAATTAGTTTTGCAGATGCTGCTGATGAAGATGAAAAAGATGTAGATACTGTGGTTTATAATATGTTTACTATTGATCAGGTAATGGCAAAAACATTAGTAACAGTAAATTCTTCGTCAACAATAAAAGAGGTTTCCGAAATTTTATCTAAAAAAGAATTTCACGCTTTACCAGTTGTTGATAATAACGAATTAGTTGGTATTGTAACTACAACCGATTTAATTAATTATTTATTAGAACAATTTTAA